The stretch of DNA ttaagcaacaaaaagaaaaaagtgaaagtactatgttattggaggggtgaaaaagtaattaagcactaaaaatgtttttgggagaggaaaagctaaaaattttagtttctgCTCTTCAgaaatgcttttgaaaagcaattttaaaaagctaaaaatttaagcCAAAATCAACGTGTTTAGCAAAGTTTTtctttcaaaagtatttttggaGCTAGAAGTGCTTTTTTTAAGCACTACAGAAGAAGCCCTATATTTGTTTATTGATTGGGCATCTAACCCAATCTAAAGGCCTATTTAAAAAGGGAGAGAATTTGAATAAGAATTTAGACTCgaaaaataaatttggacaaaaatatatgACCTATTTAAAAATAGATCGAACCTCAGGTAATGTTTTTTTACTAGAGCCAGGCCGAATTAGCAAAAAGATAAAAGATCtactattttcttgttgttttcttgttgttttactactattttcttatttttttcactgTTTTGCAAACATTCGTTGTGtttttatttggatattgtatatattttattttataattaattttgttactattttaaagaCGTTTACTGGTCAAGTTACgcttatcttaatgttatttaaatataagtattttttaaaatttattcttaatttgttaaaaaaaatttattttaatatttttagcatttttgatatattatatttttaaattttttataaaaaataatataaaaataatagtccCAATGGAACAAACCAGACCcgaattttaactttttatctgGACTAGgaatgaacaaaattttaaagacattttCCAGACTAAGCaagcttaaaattttaacaaaacttGACCCAAACCAACTCATAAATTTAGACATCTTTGTACTTGAttatcatataataatttaattctattaattcaaaatttatattaacattttaattctattgaaaaatttcaaaaataaaaataaaatttgaatttaaaatttttgaatgtaATGTGTTGTAAATTGGGTATGGATCTCCTAAAGAAGAACATCTCACAATGTAATGTTTTGCATGGGCCACTAGatatttcattccatatataGTGGTAATTCACtacaaatacataaaatatgtgCAAAATAAACTATTGGGCACTTCTGAAGTTAAGAATTGTGCACCATAAAAAACAGCATATATAAAACCATGAACAAAACTTTGGAGCAGAAATTTTGAGTGTTAAATATCACTTTTGCTTTGAAACATGAAGCCTCCAAATCCAATGGCTAGCTTTTCCTCAACCTTCAACCCtagtaaatgaaaataaaaagttcgataaaaaatattcaaacccCTAAATGAATCAAGTGCAAGATATAATAACAAAGATTCCATAAAAAATTAAAGTGTGGATGTCAAATACGAATATTCTTTGGAGGgtatttttaaatatcatatcCTAGTAATTTATATAGCTATGACTTCTCATTTTGCTTTGAAGTATCAATGTGCAGCGACACTCAATGGCCAACGCATTCGAACATCAGTAAATTCTAGGAGTATGAGAATATGACCTTTCAAATGcataaaaaatactttttgaaTACATATGGGTTAAATCACTGAATTTGACAATTGTTCCCAACATTAGGACCTGAACTCTTTTTAGTCCAAGTTAGTACCTGAACTAGGCAACTGTTCCCACATTAGAGCCTAAATTCTTTTTGTccaaattagtccctgaacttaaCAATTGTTCCCACATTGGGAACTAATCATTTTGCTTATTCAAACCCGAATGTGAGAACAATCataaagttcagggactaacttgaacACAAAAGAGTTCAAACCCCAGTTTAACAACAATTATCTAGTTTAAGCTCCAATATGAGAACAATTACCAAGTTCAAAGACTAACTTAGACCAGAAAATAGTTCAAGCCCTAGTGAAAGAGATTGTTGCCAAGTTCAGACCCGAAATAGTGATTTAACCCAATAAATATATATCCGTGTCGAATACACCTAAATACCCATAGTCTGAAAATGTGTTGGACATAGATATCAAACATGGAAacttcaccaaaaaaaaaaagaacagagcCGGAACAACATGGTCAATAAGAATGGTAATGAAATCATAAGCAAGATTAATACCAAGTACTAATATGGAGAAAACTTACTAGGCCTTTTCTGTAGATTTTTCCTCTGATTCAGGTGTGGCAGAACTTAGTGATGTTATCTTCCCAAAAGACTCTTTTGCATCACCAAAGAAGTCTTTCACTTTATCAACGACTGTTTTAAGCTGGTCTTGCGTTGGAAGCTGAATTCCATTTGgaacataaatatatatgttagaAGTAGATAAGGGATATCTTACTCGGAATCAGCAAGTGTCAGACATTAGTATGTTTCTAATACGAGAttgtttaaattttcattttcaaaatttccatGTAGTTTGAGTTATCTTTGGAGAATCATATCTCTAAGAAGCCCTTGTATTACGAactagattgcattttgtccccttAACTCCAAAAATGGGAAAATTAATctctatacattagatcaaagagcaaaattagtcatttttgttaaaaatttcagccatttttattattaagtgcAATCCGATTTTTAGTATAAGAgcctccataatactttcaccctCCACATCCATGACTGATAAGCATTGGATATGAATGTCAGACATgaacatttaattataaaatatataaatattttcaaatatttaattcTTGTTTGACAGTTAAACAAGCTCTCAGACCGGTTTGGGTAAGAGGACAAAACAAATCAAGCCACAGCCTGAACCGGTCATGGATAGGCTGCCACCTACATGGAGTATCATTATGATACAATATAGTACAGAGACTGATAAGTTAGAATTATAGATCCAAAAGGAATTCATATGCTTACCTCAATAACATCATTGGTAGAAAGTGCAGATTTCACATTACCGTTTTCCTGCACATTTTCAGCAAACGATCAAGAAAATGAAGCAGTGAATTACTATGTTACTCGGACTTGAGTGTGAGGCATGGGTATGTTCAATTCTTTTCAAGTATTTGGCATGTTTCTAGAAGGTCGTATCCTCCTACCAACGTCTAGATATGTGTCCGACATTGGTATCGAACATATGTATTTTAAGAAAAAGGTAAACTATACTAGTAGTCAccaaattattagtatttttttttgtcacctaattatgaaaaataaaaaaatgatcgCCCAACTATTCAATTGTCGTTTTTGGTCACTCAAATTACAAATGTTGAGGGttagattttttagaatcaagactaaattgacataatgtataaatgttaagggttaaagttgttattattcCACTTTTAAAAGCTGCCACCACTAGCCAGCTGGTGATCAAAACAGACAAAATTGAAtggttgggtgaccaaaaaagaaatttactaacaATTGAATGACTACTAGTATAGTTTACccttaagaaaaataaagagtcaGAGTAGCATAGATGAATATATTCATCATAAGGAGGCACAAACAAATAGTTTTGACAATCTATGCTACTCCAACTCTTCATTTTTGTTCAAGTATCCATGAGTATGAGAATATGGCCTTCCAATGAtgctccaaatacatggaaactttaaaaagaaaaatgaacataGTTGAAGATAATAAAGTGAGAAACCAAATCTGAACTAAATCTTATATggtataagacaagggaaaaggaACATTACAACAAGTTTGTAGCCATATCTGAATTCAGTAGCAGATTGCAAAACCCGGAATTGTTTAAATGCTGTCTTTTGTATCTCCTTCTCATCCTATTTGCAAAAAAGAGCAGGTAATCAATAAAACCTGAGAACTTGGATTGAAAATAATGCAAAGTAATTAACTAAGAAAAAGTCAAAATGTGAAAGTTATATTTGGTAAGTAAAATGAAACATGCATCTGCTACGGTGCTTCGAGTTTTCACTTTTCATTTCTGATGTATATCTAAACATGCATATAGAATTATGATCCTCCAGGACTCTCCATAAAAATGGAAATCTTGGAAAAATTGAATATATTCATGTCAGATATATACCTGTTCTCCACAATCACACCCTAATCCAAGTAACATAGTTTATACATGTTATTCGTTACTGCTAAAACTGGCTGGAATTCTATTAACATTAACATGAGAAAAACTTCAAATCTGTAATAAATGCTCATTGCTCAGCATTAAAATCAAGGTGTGAAACTAAGTTAGGAGCGAAgcgaaaaaaaatattttttttttgggggggaggGGGAGGGCGAAATTAAgatgtatatttttacgatagtaaaaatacaatttcaccattttaatgaaatttttcctTTGTGGAGGGGGGGCAGGGCCCCTGCCAACCACACTGGCTCTGCCCCTGAACTAAATTCTTTTCCTACAGCGTAGCCAAATACAAGGGCCAAAATTAGAACTTTTGAAAAACCTGTAAGTTCAGGTTCAATGAGTCCATGACATTTTTTTAATACTAACATTCTCAACTCGAGTTTAGTAATCTTTACTTATACTGCAGTAACATAGTGTCTTCATTTGTGACAGTGGATATCATTATCTACACATTCGAAAAAAGCATAGCAATTGTCTTGAAAGAGTTAAAGATCACAACACACAATAGCATTCTCCGTTCCTATAAAGTACTGTAGAAAGTAGAACAAATTCATTAGCCCcgaaaaaactaaagaaaaccatcTAAAATTCGAACTTATAAAAGCAAAAGAATGTATAGAAGGCAAGTACTCCAAATGAAACCAAAAAATGATAGCTAAAGACTAAACAACTCTCAATTCTTggaaaaaataatgatattaagaGATAATGTTAGGGTAGAGAGAATTTACTCTGTAAATAACTGCTGCGAGATTTCTAGCAATTGTATCTTTGTAGATGTATTTTCCAAGGAAATTGTCCTTTGCTGCAACCATGATTTTAGCAGTGGTGCCACCAGTTATAAGACTAAGTGGGTACCAAAGATTAACCTGCACAAACAGTCTCACTTGTCAAGAAAAATGTAGCTATGCTATAATTTAGATTAAAGCAATGCATACCATCAAGACAAATATCGTTGGATTGTTTTTGTCCCGACTTGGGAAAATCAATGCCAAAGCACAATATGATTAGCAGATCATAatgaatttgagtttaaaacttTGAGCTACCAAAAGCTGGCTTACAAGTTACAACTATCATAGAAgctaaaatatatcattttaccaTAACCATATTGGGCCCCAACTAAGGGTGTATTCTACCCAAGCTAAGCTCGAGATCAAGTTTGATTTGAAATtcaaagcttgaaagttgaaactCAACAGAAGCTCAATTGAGTTCCACTTTTAAAGCTTAACTCTCATGCTCAATTTCAAGCTCAATTATTAGTACTGGAGCTAGAATTCAGTGTTTAAATGTTTACATTGAAGTTTTTCAATACTCATTAAATATAGAAAAAAGCTGGATTAAGCTGATAACGTACTCAGATAAAGTATTAGTATACTCAAATTTGACCACTTCAACAGCTCAAGCCCTAAGAAGCTTGAGCTCAAGTTTGACTtgaaaatcaaagcttgaaacTCAACAGAAGCTCAATCGAGTTCCACATTTAAAGCTCAACTCTCATGCTcgatttcaatttcaattattaGTGCTTTAACTTGAACTCGTGTTTAAATGTTCAAAATTGAAGTTTCTCAATACTCATTAAACATAGAAAAAAGCTGGACTAAGCTGATAAGCTACACAAATAAAGTATTAGTATACTCAAATTCGACCAGTTCAACAGCTCAAGCCATAAGAAGCTTGAGCTCAAGTTTGACTTGAAACTCGAAGCCTGAAACTCAACAGAAGCTCAATCGAGTTCCATGTTTAAAGCTAAACTCTCATGCTCGATTTCCAGCTCAATGATTAGTGCTCAAACTCGAACTCGTAGAATAGAAAAAAGCTGCATTAAACTGATAAGCTACTCAAATAAAGTATTAAATACTCAAATTCGACCAGTTCAACAGCTCGAGCTACTTGAGCTTGAGCTCAGCTCCATAATGATTGAACAGAGTTGAACCTCAATAAGTAAATATAAGTATCTAGTTCACTCCTAGCACCAACTATATAGTTCTATCTAGTCTAGCTTGTCAATTTGCTAACACACAATAACATAATAACACAGTAACTTCAAGAATccatgaaaggaaaaaaaaacacaaaaaatagaaAACTGAACTTTTTTCAGTAAGGAAAAGAAACAAACATTTGCCATGCGTATGAAGATAACAAACCGAGGGTTGCCATCGTCTTCAATCTTAGGCAAAGGAGGAGGTGGAGGCCTTTGGAATTGACGAGCCGCCATTCCTTTCTTCCCTTTAGCTTCAACCACCAACATCCCTCCTCCATGTTGCCGTCTCCGGGTCAGCTGAGGCAACCGCAACGGCGTCGTTCTGGAGCTGAATAACCAGTGTTTAACCATCCCGTCGACAGGTTCGTGATGGGCTCTTGAAGTACTCGATAAAGGAAGCCTCACAAGTGCATTTAGTGACATTCCCACCTCCATTCTTTTCGAAAATGAAACTGCTTTTTTGTTCGTTGTAAAATGCtaaataaaaagaagagaagagatgaGATTACATTTGTGGAAGGGATCTTATCCACGTTCTGAGAATTTCTgaggaaaatataaaaatgaatatcCGCCAGACACGTGGCGGTTCACCGTTTAACTGGTTGAAAGAATTTTGGGTCGCACGCATGAGAGTTCTTTCTTGAAACTCTGCGTTTTATCCCGCTAACATTGTTAGCCTAACAACGTCCACCCCTAACTTTTTAACGGGCTGACccatttgaaaatattaattttaggaGAAATTACACctaaggtcactaaattattagtatatttatgttttggctattgaattattcgaaagttttcatctAAGTCACCAGActgttaaaatcgttgttgtatggCCTTCTTCGTTCGTACTATCTACACCAATTGAAAGCTCTTCTTCTCATTCTTTTCTACAGTTCAGttgtttttttatgaaacaactttgaacatcATGAATTGTTCGATCTTCAACACTGACTATCAAATCGACTTGGATATAAGGTATGTTCTTTTACCCATCCATGAGTACTGATACACTGTAAAGATTGTCGAATCATCGCTTGGAGCTCGCTATCCAAACTTAAAAAGAAACTTAAcagtccaatgacttaaataaaactttcaaatagttcagtgacttaaacGAAAGATTTCAAATGGCTTAAGGATATTTTGTGACTTTTTGAAGTCAAATGACCAAAACGTGAACtttctaatagtttaatgatcttgagtgtaatttatcattttttatatattaagtaaTTCCTAGCATATCAAAATTAATATGGTATATTCTAATAAACTATTTTAAAACATgtctttttttaataatctcatcaTAAGTTCTGATAATATCTGCTCTTTTTTACATGATGTCTAAAATTACCTATAGTCCCTCGAACCCATATCTTTCTATATTAACAACAATTTTTATGCCAttcgaactaaaactcaatcggctattttaaaatatgttaaattttgtttaaaattttaataaaacaatatatataacgacagtaaaaaaaagtataaatacaCGCAATTATTTATACAAATTAAGTGACACAtacttaattgataaaattataataaaataaagaatatttaaaaattaaaataggtataattaggtattttaaatttttaaaattatccacTACTTTGAAATAATTAACCACCTAACTGTGCTTTGATTagtcatttataaatataaaggagtttagaaaagtttgaaattcatattttaaGTCAAATTTAGTCGACTATGTATGGTACGTGTAATTTAACCCGTTGAACATCACTATTTATAACCTATATGTAGACCAGCTAATTGGTATGATTGTGTGGGAAACATCCCCTTATGGTTTAGTCtttgaatttagaattttttcaatttgatccctaaactTTTTTTATCCATATTAGTTCATGAATTCagcaattttttaattaaaaattataaactcTTAAGTGATGATGTAGTACAATATTAGAGTGTCATGTCGTAAATTGGAAAAAGGTTGCCAAATTCTTGGACAAATgtggaccaaaaaaaaattaaggactaaattgaattttttttaccaaatttagGAATTGAATGTTGTTATAACCCTTTGTTTTAAACAATTAACATTACGTGACGAAATAAGATCATTGATtgagatatttaaagttaaaaaatatatgtcTAACTTACTTAAAAACTCTTTTATGAATACGTGTATGAGATAGATTTTGACAATATTCGAATGCGTTTCAAAATccaatattttatttgtaaattggaTTATTGAAGTAGTTTtagtaataaaacaaaataaattgtgggtccataatttttttttttagttttttaacaaaataatacgTATTTTAGTTCGACTGATATCGCTATTATTGCTAGGATAGGAGGACGTGGCTTGAAGTGTGCTGAAACggattatctttttatttaagagttgggGACGGgactataattatttttaggcattgtattaaaaaaacaaatataataagaATCTATAATAAGAtcaatgttaaaaaatataaaataatacgtatttatatataatacataGTTTAATATAGGGTgaagtcaaaaaaaaaattggggtagaaaattttttaaagaattaaatcaaatttttatcatttttaggagggtcaaagtataattttaccattattaatttaaaattttataaactataaaggggcctaaatataatttttttcatattaggGGTGGGACTCTTGTCAACCTCCCTGGATTAGccattaatttaacaaattccATAGCTCAAACTTTGGCAAGTTGAAAAATGACACGAGGTAATTGGACACCATGAAACTATACAACAACCTTTGATAGAGATGAAATGACGAGGCAGATCATATCAAGGGACAAATTTATAAATTCTTAAGAGTTAAaagacaaatttatatttttataatttttcaagggacttttagaataaattttaccattttgggGCAAAGCCTTTGCAGACCTCCTTGCCTTAGGTTTTAGATGACCAATTATTAGGTTTTAGATGACCAATTATTGAGTTTATTCTATGTCTTACAAGCTCTCGATAATACTCAGCACAGAATCCTTTCAACCCATTATAGTGTCAGAATGGTTAAAACATTACTTAtcttctatttaaaaataaaaataaaataaaattggggaaaatttattttttaggtgttgaaattaaattataaatttttataagagtaaaaatgtaatttctttttttatcGTAAGATTATAACTTTAcaagttttaggactaaattataaattcatcattttatgAGGGgtcaaaaataaacttatcattcattaacttataatttttttcaaattttaaagagACTAAagcataatttttctattttagagggATCAGGGTCCTTGCATACTCTCTCCTAACCTCGCACCTGAATAAAACCGAACAATTCGtacataaattttcatatataatcgaattaattttaaaattgaattaacaaATCTAATTAACTAAAGTTAATCTATTTGATTGGTAAAATTAAATCGATTTAATCCAATTAATGCATAATCCAATTGCGTCCAATGTCTTTtctttgaagaaaagaaaaatataaaataataatctaCAATTCGATCCCTTGTTTtccaagaaaatgaaaaagaaacgtagaaaattcaaggattttctgggaaaataaaaatttgctACGCAATTGAAGAATCAAAAGGTTAATTTTGATGCACGCACGAAAGCACAAATTTTAAGTCTATATATTTGTGTTTGGTGAGAAAATTAACCTTCTCTCACAAGCTTTTTGACTTTTTCatggaatttttttatataaaaatattttgaaaatacaaGTTGGAGTTTCTAGTGGTGTAatataaatttagtccttaacatttatctattttatcattttggtccctttttttatctctttatccctaaaccttcaaattttagttaaattacgttttttaaatgaaaaaaaatatcagTCTATTAAAATTGTAATAGCATTTATGTGGCAACTTGTGTGGTAGTTCATGTgtacttgaaaattaattttaatattcaacaatttcaataaagtttaatttttaaaaaaaaatcatgtcaacAATAAAGTATACGGAAACACCACATGGGTTGTGATGTCATTGTTGATAACAAAAGTgatttaggaaaaaaaataaggGCTAaagtgataaaataaataaaaaataagggttaaatttaatattatacctttaaaattttcaaaggatTTATAAAAATACTTAGATTAATAGTAACATAAAAATAGAGTAAAAATATTTTGTagttataatttgtaaaaatgctAATATGGTCAAAATAAATATTGTGCAAATTGAGACATCTAAAGTTTTGTTGTTTTTCAAAttccaaaatattaatttatatttttccaAACAGAAGAAAAATCATTTTAGAACTTCAAAAATCTTTGTAAATAAATTCTTAATAAAAAATCATCCTAAAATGTATCAAATACAAAttcttaaaactatttttttggcataataacaaattatcccttaatttttatatttttattcaatttggcctCTACTCTTTTATTTGAGTAGATTGACTCTCAACCTTTCGTTATCAACGTAACTCTATTTTGTCTTTATGTCCCGtctacaaataatttattttttaaaaataaaaattataatttccaaaaattatgaagaactttttatgtaaattttagaAGATAAAATAGTGACACGTAAAAAAAAAAGGTCAAagggttaattttattattatgtgttacttttttctctctctctcattaACATCACTATAAATATAGGTATGAAACAGGATTTTCATCAAGAAGTATATGTGCTTTGTTCACAAAGTTTGGTTCAGTGTAAAAATGAAGCTCAATGTTGAAGTAATGTCCAAGGACATTATCAAGCCATCAATCCCGACCTCTGATCAATTTCGTCGTTATCGACTCTCGTTTCTTGATCAGATATCACCTCCGGTTTATAATCCTCTCATTCTATTCTATCGATTGAATATCACCGAAGGCAATATCAAAACTGATGACAAAATCAAGATCATCGACCACCTTAAACAATCCTTGTCTGATGTTTTAACCTATTTCTATCCACTTGCTGGTCGGATTAAAGATAACATGTTCCTAAACTGTAACGACGAAGGAGTACCTTTCAGGGAAACTCGAGTTCAATGTAAAATTTCGGATGTTTTAGACAATCCCGTGCCAGATGAACTCAACAAGTTGCTTCTTTTTGTGCTCGATGATGCCGACGAAGTTCCCTTTGGGGTTCAATTCAATGTGTTCGGTTGCGGAGGGTTCGCTATTGGAGTTTGTATTTCTCATAAAATCGCGGACGCATTGTCctttttcacatttttgaaaacTTGGGCCGCTGTTTGTCGCGGAGATCCACGGGGTTCGATAGCATTTCCCGAATTCGTATCAGCTGAACTCTTTCCTCCAAAGACAACACTAGGGTTCGAACCAAGAAGCGGCATATCGACTGACAAAATCGTGACGAAAAGATTTGTTTTTACCGCCTTGAAAATACAAGAAATCAAAGCGAACATCGGAGACACGACGTACTCGTCGCGCATCGCGGCTTTATCAGCTTTCATATGGACTCGTTTTATCGCTACAACACAAGCAGACGCCACACACGAAGGC from Gossypium hirsutum isolate 1008001.06 chromosome D04, Gossypium_hirsutum_v2.1, whole genome shotgun sequence encodes:
- the LOC107898643 gene encoding protein HHL1, chloroplastic, whose protein sequence is MEVGMSLNALVRLPLSSTSRAHHEPVDGMVKHWLFSSRTTPLRLPQLTRRRQHGGGMLVVEAKGKKGMAARQFQRPPPPPLPKIEDDGNPRFVIFIRMANVNLWYPLSLITGGTTAKIMVAAKDNFLGKYIYKDTIARNLAAVIYRDEKEIQKTAFKQFRVLQSATEFRYGYKLVENGNVKSALSTNDVIELPTQDQLKTVVDKVKDFFGDAKESFGKITSLSSATPESEEKSTEKA
- the LOC107898027 gene encoding stemmadenine O-acetyltransferase, producing MKLNVEVMSKDIIKPSIPTSDQFRRYRLSFLDQISPPVYNPLILFYRLNITEGNIKTDDKIKIIDHLKQSLSDVLTYFYPLAGRIKDNMFLNCNDEGVPFRETRVQCKISDVLDNPVPDELNKLLLFVLDDADEVPFGVQFNVFGCGGFAIGVCISHKIADALSFFTFLKTWAAVCRGDPRGSIAFPEFVSAELFPPKTTLGFEPRSGISTDKIVTKRFVFTALKIQEIKANIGDTTYSSRIAALSAFIWTRFIATTQADATHEGEDNRFYAIVHAVNLRKRFNPPLPDHSFGNLYQIAMTIPTKNSQQDCRNLVNQIGESIRKIDAENIKRLRDGSGRYLEFMKEGTKSFMKGEMITFNVTSLCNFPIYEVDFGWGKPAWVGSAGLTFKNLVVFMDPINGDGIEAWISLKEEEMGTFENDEIMRGFVVS